One window of Chryseobacterium indologenes genomic DNA carries:
- a CDS encoding DegT/DnrJ/EryC1/StrS family aminotransferase has translation MIKFLDLQKINLKHQEEIETKLSQVFRSGWFLMGQELSSFESNLSQYIGAKHAIGVANGLDALRLILRGYIEMGIMDRGDEILVPSNTYIASILAISDNGLVPVLVEPDINNYNIDITKIEEKITSKTKGILIVHLYGRTVFSNQLKDLVEKHQLKLIEDNAQAIGAIWNGQKTGNLGDAAGFSFYPGKNLGAIGDAGAITTNDDDLAKVIRALANYGSNQKYVNIYQGLNSRLDEIQAAVLDVKLKYIDEENTVRKNIAKRYIAEISNPKITLPENPADVNEHVWHLFVIRTENRDELQKYLTESGIQTLIHYPIPPHKQDAYKEWNNQSFPISEKIHEEVLSLPISPVMTEEEVEKVIEIVNRF, from the coding sequence ATGATTAAATTTTTAGACTTACAAAAAATCAATTTAAAGCATCAGGAAGAAATAGAAACAAAACTTTCTCAGGTATTCCGTTCCGGATGGTTTCTTATGGGGCAGGAGCTTTCATCTTTTGAAAGTAATCTTTCTCAATACATAGGAGCTAAACATGCTATTGGTGTAGCCAATGGGTTAGATGCTTTACGCCTTATACTGCGTGGATATATTGAAATGGGAATTATGGATCGTGGGGATGAAATCCTTGTACCGTCCAATACTTACATTGCCTCCATTCTTGCTATTTCAGACAATGGCCTGGTTCCTGTTCTTGTAGAGCCTGATATTAATAATTATAATATTGACATCACAAAAATTGAAGAAAAAATCACTTCAAAAACAAAAGGAATCCTGATTGTTCATCTATACGGACGAACTGTTTTCTCAAATCAACTTAAAGATCTAGTAGAAAAGCATCAGTTAAAATTAATAGAAGATAATGCTCAGGCTATCGGTGCAATATGGAATGGACAGAAAACAGGTAATTTAGGAGATGCAGCAGGTTTTAGCTTTTATCCTGGAAAGAATCTGGGAGCTATAGGGGATGCAGGAGCTATTACAACCAATGATGATGATTTAGCAAAAGTTATCAGAGCATTGGCCAACTATGGATCTAATCAGAAATATGTCAATATTTATCAGGGATTAAATTCAAGATTGGATGAAATTCAGGCTGCAGTTCTGGACGTTAAGTTAAAATATATTGATGAGGAAAATACGGTAAGAAAAAATATTGCGAAAAGGTATATTGCAGAAATATCAAATCCCAAAATAACTCTTCCGGAAAACCCAGCAGATGTAAATGAGCATGTTTGGCATTTATTTGTCATCAGAACAGAAAACCGTGATGAGCTTCAAAAGTATTTAACTGAAAGTGGCATTCAAACATTGATACATTATCCGATCCCGCCTCATAAGCAGGATGCCTATAAAGAATGGAATAATCAGTCTTTCCCCATCAGTGAAAAAATCCATGAAGAAGTATTAAGTTTACCAATCTCCCCTGTAATGACAGAGGAAGAAGTTGAAAAAGTAATAGAAATTGTAAATAGATTTTAA
- a CDS encoding glycosyltransferase has product MTELPLVSILCLSYNQERFVTESLESFKSQKYSNIEILICDDCSKDNSVEVINNWIKNNPQLDIRFIPHSQNKGICKSLNELLNISKGKYIITIALDDLMEPDKIERHVTILENSSPNEALVFSNAHIIDDNSIRFQNTFIPYFHRYLTIESGNFYKTLLEDNFLPAMSCVTKSSILKEIGGWDEALTFEDYDMWLRLSQKYDFIYDDYKSCSYRMHATNSHKKKNFLDVSFFDIYLKHKEQPEMKKKILKLIHEAYKENRLTEGHKKYLRELDNKTLTEKLILRNVGKFTFNTLHYLQKVYYKSW; this is encoded by the coding sequence ATGACAGAATTGCCTCTGGTTTCAATTTTATGCCTTAGTTACAACCAGGAACGGTTTGTAACAGAATCTTTAGAAAGTTTCAAATCTCAGAAATACAGTAATATTGAGATTCTGATTTGTGATGACTGCTCTAAAGACAATTCTGTTGAAGTCATCAATAACTGGATTAAAAACAATCCTCAATTGGATATCCGGTTTATTCCTCATTCTCAAAATAAAGGAATCTGTAAATCATTAAACGAACTATTGAATATATCAAAGGGTAAGTATATTATTACCATAGCCCTTGATGATCTTATGGAGCCTGATAAAATAGAAAGACATGTAACGATTCTTGAAAATTCATCTCCTAACGAAGCTTTGGTATTTTCAAATGCTCACATAATAGATGATAATTCGATACGTTTTCAAAATACTTTCATTCCTTATTTTCACAGATATCTGACTATTGAATCCGGGAACTTTTACAAAACATTACTCGAAGATAATTTTCTTCCTGCAATGTCATGTGTAACCAAATCTTCTATATTAAAGGAGATTGGAGGCTGGGATGAAGCTTTAACTTTTGAAGATTACGATATGTGGCTGAGATTAAGCCAAAAATATGATTTCATCTATGATGACTACAAATCCTGCAGCTATAGAATGCATGCTACAAACTCTCATAAAAAGAAAAACTTTTTAGATGTATCTTTTTTTGATATTTATCTGAAACACAAAGAACAGCCTGAAATGAAAAAGAAAATACTAAAACTTATTCATGAGGCATATAAAGAAAACAGATTGACTGAAGGTCATAAAAAATACCTTAGAGAACTTGATAATAAAACACTTACCGAGAAATTAATTTTAAGAAATGTAGGAAAGTTCACTTTTAACACACTACATTATCTTCAAAAAGTTTATTATAAAAGTTGGTAA